Proteins from one Chanodichthys erythropterus isolate Z2021 chromosome 15, ASM2448905v1, whole genome shotgun sequence genomic window:
- the atp5if1a gene encoding ATPase inhibitor A, mitochondrial produces MARLLLRGSLRGYFTSPLRMGSDQLGEMGSGAGKGGGAGGAVREAGGAFGKKQAAEEERYFKQKEKEQLAALKKHHEEEIDHHKKEIERLQREIDRHKGKIRKLKHDD; encoded by the exons ATGGCTCGGCTGCTGCTGAGGGGCAGTTTGAGGGGGTATTTCACCTCGCCGCTGCGGATGGGATCTGACCAG cTGGGTGAGATGGGCTCAGGAGCCGGTAAAGGCGGAGGAGCCGGCGGGGCGGTGCGGGAGGCCGGAGGAGCGTTCGGTAAGAAGCAGGCGGCGGAGGAGGAGCGCTACTTCAA GCAGAAGGAGAAGGAGCAGCTGGCGGCTCTGAAGAAACACCATGAAGAAGAAATCGACCATCACAAGAAGGAGATCGAGCGTCTGCAAAGAGAGATCGACAGACACAAGGGCAAGATCCGAAAACTCAAACACGACGACTGA